Proteins from a single region of Rhodospirillales bacterium:
- a CDS encoding GIY-YIG nuclease family protein, which yields MKRLAIYILTNHKNGTLYTGVTSNLPKRIYEHKNEITKGFTAKYDCKTLVYFEIFDDMENAIAREKQIKGGSRKKKIDLIKSINPEWNDLYDNITS from the coding sequence ATGAAACGCCTCGCCATTTACATCCTCACCAACCACAAGAACGGCACTCTTTACACTGGCGTCACCTCAAACCTTCCCAAACGCATCTACGAACATAAAAACGAAATCACCAAAGGCTTCACAGCCAAATACGATTGCAAAACCCTTGTTTATTTCGAAATCTTCGACGACATGGAAAACGCCATTGCCAGAGAAAAGCAAATCAAAGGCGGATCAAGAAAAAAGAAAATCGATCTGATCAAAAGCATCAATCCTGAATGGAACGATCTATACGACAACATAACATCATAG
- the tnpA gene encoding IS200/IS605 family transposase, with product MEVITTGHSAYRLEYHVVWVCKYRRRVLKPGVCAYVHRVLLKLCRSMPGVTIETIGFDQDHLHMVMVIPPKYAIASVMGTMKSQSASALHKRFDFLAKVYWKENIVWSPGYFVSSVGVDEHVIRRYVERQGHRDSGQFREEL from the coding sequence ATGGAAGTTATTACGACTGGGCACAGCGCTTACCGCCTCGAATATCACGTGGTTTGGGTCTGCAAATACCGCCGGAGGGTCCTGAAGCCTGGTGTCTGTGCATACGTGCACAGGGTTCTTCTCAAGCTGTGTCGAAGTATGCCCGGCGTCACGATAGAGACGATTGGCTTTGATCAGGATCACCTGCATATGGTCATGGTGATACCCCCGAAATACGCAATAGCGTCTGTTATGGGCACGATGAAAAGCCAATCGGCGAGCGCCTTGCACAAGCGGTTTGATTTTCTTGCCAAAGTTTACTGGAAGGAAAATATTGTGTGGTCGCCGGGCTACTTCGTAAGCAGCGTAGGCGTTGATGAGCACGTTATTCGCCGTTATGTAGAACGTCAAGGACACCGGGATTCAGGTCAATTCCGCGAGGAATTGTAA